The genome window CGTAAATATCCGAACCGGCAATTTGGGTCATGCCCATGCAGCCAAGCCCGATTGCCGGAACGACAAGCCCCTGACTGCCTAAATTGGTTTTTTGAAGAGTGTTCATTGGTTACGCTTTACGTTGTGTTGTGATTTGACGATGCAAAGGTCAGGCAACTAACAAGTCAAACTGTAGCCAAATCCCGTATTGTTGTGTCCAGAATGAGGAGTGAACAGCCTGTAAAACAGAACGTGGTTCGGGAAGGGGCCAGGATTGATACGCCGTATCTCCAAGATACGGCGTATCAATCCTGGCCCCTTCCCGAACCACGCTTTCAAACCGGAAATTACAGGGCTCCGGCTTTGATTTCGTCTACCACCGCCGGGTCGAGCAGGGTGGACGTGTCACCAAGGTTACCGGTATCGCCTTCGGCAATTTTGCGGAGAATCCGGCGCATGATTTTGCCGGAACGGGTTTTGGGTAAGCCCGTCACAAACTGAATTTTGTCAGGCTTGGCGATCGGACCGATTACCCGACTCACCGTTGCCAGAATGTCGCGCTTGGTCAGGTCGGCATCGTGGTCGGTCGGTTGCTGATCCGTGATCACATACGCGTAGATGCCTTGCCCTTTGATGTCGTGCGGATACCCAACTACGGCACTCTCGACCACGCCCGTGTGCATGTTGATCGCGTTTTCGACCTCGGCGGTACCGATGCGGTGTCCGGATACGTTCAGCACATCGTCGACGCGACCCGTGATGCGGTAATACCCCTCTTCGTCGCGCAGACAGCCATCACCGGTGAAGTAGAGTCCCGGATAGGTAGCAAAATAAGTCTGCCGGCAGCGCTCGTGGTCGCCGTAGGTAGTGCGTAGAATGCCCGGCCACGGAAATTTAATGCAGAGGTTGCCGCTCACGCCATTGCCTTCGATTTCTTTCCCGGTTTCATCCACCAGAATCGGTTGAACGCCGGGTAGGGGCAGGGTCGCAAATGTCGGCTTGGTTTTGGTAATGCCTGCCAATGGCGAAATCAGAATGCCCCCCGTTTCGGTTTGCCACCACGTATCGACAATCGGGCAGCGGTTTTTACCGATATTGTCATCGTACCAGTGCCACGCTTCTTCGTTGATCGGTTCACCAACCGAGCCCAGCACCTGCAAACTGCTCAGATCATGGTTTGTGACCTTGTCCAGTCCAAAACCCATGAGTGAGCGTATGGCCGTCGGAGCCGTGTACAAAATATTGACTTTGTGCTTATCAGTGATATCCCAGAAGCGGCCATTGTCAGGATAGGTCGGTGTTCCTTCGAAAAGCAGGGAGGTGGCACCACAAGCCAGCGGTCCGTAGACAATGTAACTATGGCCGGTGATCCAGCCGATGTCGGCGGTGCAGAAATGCACCTGATCCGGTTCGTATTGAAATACGTTCTGGAAGGTGTAGGCTGCGTAGACCATGTAGCCCCCACACGTATGCACAACGCCTTTGGGTTTACCCGTCGATCCCGACGTATACAGAATGAACAGCATATCTTCGGCGTCCATTTCCTCCGCCGGGCATTCGGCCGTAACCTGCTTCAGTTCCTGTTCCCACCACACATCGCGGCCTTTCAGCATCGAAACCGGTGTCCGCGTACGCGTCAGAACGATCACCCGCTGAACGCCGGGGCAGCCGATCAGGGCATCATCGACTGTACTTTTCAGCGGAATTTCTTTATTGCCACGGTAGGCCCCATCGGCCGTAATGACCACTTTGCACTGGGCATCGTTGATGCGGTCGGCAATGCTCTGCGCCGAAAATCCACCGAATACCACCGAATGAACGGCTCCGATACGCGCACAGGCCAATACCGCAATCGCCAGTTCAGGTACCATCGGCATGTAAATACAAACCCGGTCGCCCTTCACGACGCCATTGCGTTTCAGCACATTGGCGAAGCGGCAAACCTGATCATGAAGCATTCGGTACGTTAGCGTAGCCCCCGCTTCGTTCGGATCATTGGGTTCCCAGATAATAGCGGGCTGGTCGCCTTTCGTGGCCAGATGCCGGTCGAGACAGTTTTCGGTAATGTTGAGTTTCCCGCCAACGAACCATTTGATGTTCGGTTCGGTAAAATTCCACTGTAGGGTTTTGGTCCAGGGTTTGCGCCATTGAAACTCCTGCGCTATTTCGGCCCAGAACTCTTCTGGATCGTCAACGCTTTTCTGGTAAGCAAGCTGGTATTCGTCAAAGGTTCGGATACGCATAATCAAAGGTGACCGGAAGACCGGTTCGATGAGCGAATGAGTAAAAAATTGAGCAAAAAGAAATACTGGATGGCAAATCTATTCACTCTTTTGCTGGAACACCAGTCCAATCATTCATTCTTTCGCTCGTTGGAATCGTACTCACCATCCAACGCGTACTTGCCGAAAAGAAGCAGCCCACCCACAACGATGGGAATCAATACGCAGAGAATGACCCAGCCAAAAACGCGGTCTTCGAGTTTATCGCTGGTAATTTTGGCCAGACTGTCCGTAATCTGGTCGTAGCCGACATAGATGCCGAGGAGTATCCAGACGACACCGAGGTATTTTTTTAGTGCATTCATAAGGTTTAAGGGCGAAAGAGTGAATGAGAACAAGAGCGAAAAGCTAGCGCAACTAATTTTAGCTGTATTGGGAGTTGCTCGTTCACTCGTTTGCGCTTTCGCTTTTATTATTCAGGTAAAGCACACCAATCACGAAGCAGACCCCGGCCACCAGAATAGGATACCAGAGCCCTTCAAGGTACGGTTTATCGACCGATCCCGGTGTCAGTTCGTTGGCTTTCGTTGCCGTTGCTACCAGGGCCGTTGCAATGAAGGGTGTCAATCCACCAAAGATGCCATTGCCAATGTGATACGGCAACGACATTGATGTATACCGAATGCGGGTGGGGAACAACTCGACCAGAAACGCAGCAATCGGGCCGTAAACCATCGTTACGTATAACACTTGCAAGAATATAAGTACCGTCATCAGCCAGAAACTGGCGGAGGGCAACGTTATGGCTTTTGTGCGCTCCGGCTTGGCCGGTGAATTGGGCGTCGCGTTCGGCGTTACGGTGCGTTCGATGTCTTTCGCTACCAAGCCATCAGCGTAAAAATGAGCCGTCGTTACCGTCATCAATAAATCGCCGTTGGGTTGTTTAGTTAGTTTGCGGTTGATCGTACGGGCATCTGAAAACTCCTGCTTCGTCGTTAAGTCGGCCAGGTTGTACATTTTTTCGTAGATCGGGCGGTAGGTCAGGATACCCAGCAGCATACCCGCGAGCATGATTGGTTTACGACCAATGCGATCCGATAGTCCACCAAAAATGACGAAGAATGGGGTTGCTGCCAGCAAGGCTACCGCCACAATACTATTGGACTGGACAAACTCAATGTTGCACGCTTTTTGAATGAACGAAAGCGCGTAGAACTGGCCCGTATACCAGATCACACCCTGCCCCGCCGTGGCACCGAACAAGGCCAGCAATACCACTTTAAGGTTTTGTTTCTTCCCAAAACTTTCCGCCAGTGGATTTTTCGAGATCTTGCCTTCCGTCTTCAGCTTCGAGAATAGGGGCGATTCGGCCATGCGCATCCGGATGATGATCGAAACGCCGACCAATAGAATGGACAGGATAAACGGCACCCGCCAGCCCCAATCGGCAAACGCATCGACGCCCAGCGATTCGCGCGTGATCAGGATAACGCCCAACGACACGAAGAGACCGAGCGTGGCCGTTGTCTGGATAAAACTCGTGTAATATCCCCGTCGGCCTTCGGGTGCGTACTCCGCTACGTAGGTTGCCGCCCCACCGTATTCACCGCCGAGGGCAAGGCCCTGAATTAATCGAAGCAGGAGTACCAGCAGGGGAGCCCAGAAGCCAATCGTGGCGTAGCCGGGGACAAGGCCAATGGCAAACGTAGAGCCACCCATCAGGACCAGCGTAACCAGAAACGTATATTTTCGACCAACCAGATCGCCCAGCCGTCCGAAGACCAACGCACCGAACGGGCGCACAACGAAACCGGCGGCAAAGGTGGCCAGCGTAGACAGCAGGGCGGCCGTTGGATTATCTTTTGGAAAAAACTGCGACGATAAAATGGCGGCCAGACTGCCGAAAATGTAAAAGTCGTACCATTCGATGAGCGTCCCGACCGATGAGGCCGAGATAACGCTGAACAGTGTCCGATTGGAAATAGCCTGTTGGGCTTTGGCTTTGTTGCCGACCATAGATCAGGAGTAGAAAGGGGTGGGTTCTGTCTCCAAAGCAACAGGCTGGCATTTCTTACCGTATCTGGATCAAGGACGCTGACTACTGGCTATTTTCTTCAACAGCCAATAGCCAGCGTCCAACGGCTTACTAGCTAGGGAGCCAGTCGTTCGATGAGCCAATGGCCGGCTTCCTGACGATAGCGAATCCGGTCGTGGAGCCGACTGGGGCGGCCTTGCCAAAACTCGACCGCATCGGGCACGATCCGAAAACCACCCCAGTAGGGCGGGCGGGGGATTGGTTGACCGGCAAACCGGGCTTCAATCTCGTTCTGGCGGTTTTCCAGCACATCGCGACTCTCGATTACCGAACTCTGATGCGATACCCACGCCCCGATCTGACTTCCGCGCGGACGGCTGCCGAAATAAGCATCCGACTCCTGCGCGCTCACTTTTTCTACCCGGCCTTCGATGCGGATCTGGCGTTCGAGCGCCTGGTAAAAGAACGTAAGTGTCGCAAAAGGATGACTGATCAGTTCCTGTCCTTTCCGGCTTTCGTAATTCGTGTAGAAAACAAAACCGGCCTCCGATACATCCTTGAGCAGAACGATTCGCCCATCGGGGCGCCCATCGGCCGTAACGGTGCTAACGTACATTGCATTAGGCTCTGGAATGTTAGCCTGTAGCGCAGCATCGAACCAAACCCGAAATTGAGCGATGGGGTCCACTAAAACATCGGCCGTATCTAAACCGTTTAGCGTATATTCTTTACGTAAGTCACTGATTGTTGACGGCATGTCGCTGGGTTTGTTTAACGGCTTTTCAATGGCTGGAATACAGGAAAATCCGCATATTGTCGTACTTTTGCAAAAGTAATCGGTACGTTCCCAACATGGCAAACCAAGAACAGGAAATTAACCAGCAACCAGACACCACTAATCAGGTTAACGGCGAGCTGGCAGTTAATACACCCGACGATACCACGACGCAGCCTACTGCGGCAGTCGAGGGCACGGAAACTACGTCTGAACCGGCGGCAGCTTCGGTGACTCCAGCGACTGACCAGATGTCGGACGCAAGTGGTGAAGACGGAACTACTACACCCTCTTCCGAGGCTACTACTGTGCCAGAGGTTCCTTCTGCTGAGGCCGTCGATGCGCCAGCTGCAGAGTCGCAGGATGCTGATGAGGCTACACCGGACGCTATTGTCGGGACGACGGATGAACCAGTAACTGAGTCAGCACCAGCGGCTGTAGAGACATCAGCCGATGCAACGCAAGACGCGACGACTGAATCGGGTGACGAGCCCGCTACGGAGCCTGTTGTCAGCGATGAAGTGACGGCTCAGTATGCCGACGTCCCCGATGCGGACGACGAAGCAGACACGTCGAACCAACCTTCAACTGATTACAGTCAGTACTCGAAGCAGGACTTTGTTAGTCTGCTGGAATCACAACTGGCCGCTACCAGCACTGCGGCAGTTACGCCCGGCGACTTCAAAAAGGCGGATCAGACGCTGAAAGAAGTGAAGCCCCTGTTCGACCAGATGAAACGGGCCGAACGCGAGGCTGCTTTGCAGGCTTACGTTACTGAAACGGGCGCTGAAGAAGGGTTTGACTACAAGTATGACGAAACCGTTCTGCGATTCGATGACCTGTACAAGCAGATCAAGAGCCAGAAAAATACGTATTTTCAGAATCTGGATAAGGCAAAGGATACCAACTTTGCTGCCAAAACGGATCTACTGACCCGTCTGCGCGAGCTAGTCGAAACGGATGAGAACAACGCTGGCGATCCGAAGGTAAGCTGGAACGAGTTCAAGAAAATTCAGGATGAGTGGAAAGCGGCCGGGAATATGAATTCCCCGCATAACGCAACGCTGTGGGCTACGTACCACGCGCTGGTCGATCGCTACTACAGCAACCGGAACATTTACTTTGAACTGAAAGAACTTGACCGGAAGCGGAACACCGCCCTGAAAACGGAGGTGATTGAGAAAGTCGAAGCGATGGCGAAAGCTTCGGATGAAACGCCCGTAACCCGGCAGACCATCGACGAAGCAAATGCATTATTTGAAGAATATAAGCACATTGGTCCGGCTCCTAAGGCCGAACAAGAGGTGCTGTGGGGCCGCATGAAAGCCGCTCTTGATGTGCTGTACGACAAACGTCGGGATCAGACCAACGAGCAACGGAAGGAGTCAGCTCAGTTATATGAAGAAAAATCGGCGATTTACGAAGAGCTGGTTCCGCTTACCTCGTTTGCATCGAATAGTATTAATGACTGGAACGACAAAACGAAGGCTGTCATGGCGCTTCAGGATCGTTGGAACGGAATAAAAGGACCAATGCCCCGCGAGGATGGCAAAGAGTTGAGTAAGAAGTTCTGGGCTGCGCTGAAAACGTTCTTCCACAACAAAGGTGAGTTCTTTAAACAGCTGGAAAGCAAGCGGGAGGAAAATCTGCGGGCCAAAGTTGAACTCTGTGAGCAGGTAGAAACGATTCTGGCTTCTGGTGAAGAGTCGCCTGAAATAACGCAGACGGTTATCGAATTGCAGCGCCAGTGGAAAAATATTGGTCAGGTTCCTGAAAAGCAGAAGAACTCGATCTTTGATCGTTTCAAAGCGGCCTGCGATGCGTTCTTTAACAAAAAACGCTCCAAGAACCAGGAAACTGAACGCGAATTTGAAGCGAATCTGGCGCAGAAAATCACGCTCATCGAGCGTATCGAAGCGGCTGCCAATGAAAACGCTGACCTCTCTGAGCTAAACGAGTTCAAGAAAGAGTGGAATGCCATTGGGTTTGTTCCCAAGAAAGATATGCAGTCTACCCAAAAACGCTACATCAATGCGGTAAACGCACTGGTTGGTTCTACGGGTAAGATTCCGGCAAAAGATAAAGAGCGCGTTATGCTTCAAAATGAAGCCGAAGTGACGCGCGCTGGTGGTCGCGACCGCGAGTTCAATAGGGGTGGCAGCAGCGATCGTGACAGTGGTGGTAACAAGCGTGAGAACGATATTCGTCGGCGTATTACAGCCATTGAGAATGATATTGCTACCTATCGGAACAACATCGAATTCTTTGCACGGTCGAAGAATGCGGATAAACTCCGGGCCGAGATCGACAAGAAAATCGCTGATGCTGAAACGCAATTAGACGAGTTGCGCCATCAACTACGGGTAGCACAAGCTTGATGCATTGATCGTGTTCCAATAATTTTTTTATTGGACCACTAAATTCAAGAGTAGATTCTTGCACTTTACAGTCAAAACAACTACTTTTGCATCACAATTCGGGAATAGGCCATTTGGCCACCGAATTTGACCGGATTGCCAGTGTCGGATAGCGGTCGATTCCGCCTGATTTGTAATCAGGATGCGCAAGCGCGTCGGGGGTTCGAATCCCTCCACTGGCTCACAGATTACCAAGCACTTACATTAATTTTGTAAGTGCTTTTTTCGTTGGCGTGCAATGTAATGTGCAATGCGTTTACATAGTTTGGAATAGTAAGCTGGTATTTCTACATGGATGAACATTATCGTGGAGCGCCATTTGAAGCCTTTTCGTCGCAAACATGGTCCAACTACCAAGACCATCTATTTAAGGCACTAGATGCTGACGTAAATAAAAGAGACCGAAATTATATTCTTAATATTGATAAGGAAAAGTATATAGAAGATTCGTACAACTACTATAAGCTCGACACAATCGAGCTTGATGTATTAAATCCATTTATACCTGAGCCACAAATAAGACCTGTAACAATAACTGAGTATCGACAAAAAAGGACAGTCAATATGTACTGTTTCTTTATACAGTACAGTTTTTCGGGGTCTACTGATCTATTCCGGATAGAGCCCAATCCGTGTGTTTCCCCCACCGCCAGTATTCATATCGATGTGTTTCCCCCACCGCCAGTATTCATATCGATCCGAGCTTTCATAAGGTAGCTTTTGAAATACAAATTGAAGATCTTTCCGAGACAGCATTTACTGAAGAACTCGAAAGGTATCAGCAACTAGCGTTCGCAAATGTTGTCTATATAAATCATCATGTTCGTGACTTTAATGCTTGCTTGAAAGGTCAGATAGAAGATCGCTTTACTGAGCGATATAATGTAAGCCTTAATGAGAAGCGGGTCTTTACTGCTATCAACGTTGTTAAGACCAAACAAGCCGATGTCATAGCGGTACCAGTGATCCAAAGAAAAGTAGTCATTCAACCAAAAACTCATCAATCTGAGAGTTACGCTGACGAGCCGACATTAAGACAGGATATATACGAAGACGTTCTCAGTGTACTCTACAATGTTGGTAAAAGCCTGGAAAGGAAGCCGTCCCTGTATCTTAGTAAAGGCGAAGAGCAACTCAGGGATTTATTTCTTCTGTTTCTGGAAACCAGATACGAGGCTATAACGGCGACAGGAGAGACTTTTAATCGAATGGGCAAGACCGATATACTTTTAAGGTATAGCGTTGATGGCAGCAACCTATTTATTGCCGAATGTAAAATATGGAAAGGTCAGGCTGAATACTTAAAAGCGATTGATCAACTTTTGGGGTATTTGACTTGGCGGGATTCGAAAGCTTCTGTGATACTGTTTGTACGACAAAATGAGTTCTCTTCTGTATTGAGCAAAATTGTACAGTCAACCCCCCAACATCCCAATTTTCATAAAGAAACGGGTAAAAGAGGTGAGTCGTCATTCAGTTATAAATTTAACTTACCTCAGGACAAAAATAAACAGATATACCTTGAGATAATAGCATTCCACTTCGATACTAAATTTGAGTCTGAAGTAAGAGAGCTAAGACTCAAATAACCGTTCCTTCTGTCCTGTGGAAAGTGGTTATAGTTTTACTTATAGAGATTATGGTGATTTGAACCGGATAAGCGCGCAAACGAGAGTTATTGCGGTCTGGATGCCTAATACAGATGCAGTAGGGGAGCAGCCTTGGTCAAGCTATCGGGTTAGCGTTGATGAGGTTGAGAAGCTAACGGGCTACGATTTGCTGTCGAACGTGCCTGAGAGCGTGCAGCGGGTGATTGAAGCTAGGATTGATATGAAACTTATTTGATAAAGCTGTGCATTGGGCGGCATTTGAAGAATTTGAAAATTCAGCGAAGGGAAAATATAAAGGACTCGCGTCAAAGCAGAGCGTACGGGTTATTTAAGATTCTTTGAAGGATAATGAGAGTAAGCTTAAGCGGGCACCAGATCGGTTAGCATCACGCCCACTTTCTGATAGTTGTAGTCAAAGGCAAAGATCGCATCCAGTGCCGATTTGGCGTACCTCAAGAAATCTGGGGTGCTACTGGTCGGATGCGGCAGTTGCCCGGTTCGGGAGTTGCAACTCAGCCGGCCGGGCCTTTACGTCCCTGACTCGGCGTCTGGAAATAGCGAACAGATCGGCGTTACCGCCCGCCATAACTCGTACTTTGGCTTCGTGTTGATTTTTGAAGTTCCAATGGGTAACGTGTTGTGGATTGACGGCTGCGTATTTGTGAATGCGGATCAGATTGGGATAATGAGACAGTATTTTTTTTTAGGGTAACGCCGAAGATACCCAGGCTACCGTCAGCGTAGCGTAACCGGGTATAGTTTCCGGTACCCGTCAGGTAGGTTACTGGCTTTGAATAGTCGATGCGAATCGTAGGGCGAGGCATGTGGCTTCAACACGATTCCATCACAGAAGAGTTGCTGAGCGCAGCCATTTTTAGTGTTAGGCCGAGACGTTATTGGGTAACGCCAAATAACAAACCAGCATTTTTGCTTAGCGATAGCGGATGCGACTACAAAAAAGCCGTATCCAAGGTGAATACGGCTTTCCATCAATAAACTAACCCAAACGACTTTGGCGCGGTAAGCTCCAACTCAATCGCTACTTGACGGTATAGACACTGGTGCAGGAGATATAGCTGATAATGACCAACCTATTCCCTGAATTACCATCGGTAGCGCCCGTACGGGCAAGTAAGCGTGTGCCTGTGTTATAGGAGCCACCAATGCTGCCGCCACCCGAGCCTGAACCCGTTCCACCACTACCCGAGCCACCAGCTCCTCTATTGACAAAGGTTTTGCCGCCCGCCTTTGAATAGTCACTGGCTTTATTACCATCACTTAGCAAACTACCACCCCCACTGCCGATGTTTCCTCTTGGAAAGCCTGCTTGACCACGTTTTGCCTCAAAGTCTACACCAAACCCTGCGCCACCTCTCCCCCCGCGATTACAACTGGATTGGGATTAGCCGCGCTGCTGCCCGCCCCCACGACGAACGAGCCCCTCTCCTCTTCCACTCAGTTGCTGACCGACCAGAATACTCAATGGTTGGCCGGGCGTGACGCTTATCTGAGCAGCTATGATGATCCCTATGCCAGCGGTAGCTGCTCAGATGCACGTCACGACCTTTAGCCACCCAAGCCTTAATGGTGAGCGAAGTGACGTCCGTAGGCATCGTCCAGGTCACAATCTGCCCGGCGTAGGAAAAACTCTGTGTAGTCGTCACCGACCTATTCTGAGCCTGTAGGTAGCTACTAAGACTACTAAGTAAAACGAAAACCAGCAGGTAGATGGCCCGCCGACTAAAGAGGTGAAGCGATTGAGTCATAACGATTGACTTGGATTAATTGACTGGCCGCAAACCTACGACACGTCTGATTATCAAGCTCTCACCATTGTAACATCGACTCTCACTATTGTAACATTATACCTAAAAGGGCATTTTTTTTCGTGAGACGCCAAAAAAAGGTCGGTAATTTCAAGTCGTGGCTAGGGTGCTGCTACGGCCCGGCCATCTTTTAGCAGTCCTCTTAAATCGATCGCTAACGATTCCAGATACTCGATCACGGCAAACAGTCGAAATGGTACCGGCTCACTGACCGGCGCATCCGTAACTAAATCACGCCAGCGTTCCCCTTTTGGATTGACCTGATCAACCACTAGGCGCAGCGTGTTGTCGTAAACGGTCAGGGTGCCGTCGTGGGCGGTATAGTGAAACCCGGCACTGGGTTCACGCCGAAACGCCAGCCTGAAACACGCTTTGGCTTCATCTGTTGTAAGCGATTCCAACCGCCGGAGTACCGGTCGTACGTTTCGATACTGCGCTGGCAAGTTGGCTAGCTGGGCAAGTAAAGCCGGTGTCAGCTCCTCTTCGCGGGGTTGCCACTCACCGGAGCGTATCATCTCATACTGCACCCGGTGGGACAAGTGCCTAGTGAGCTCGGGGATAGCTAATAGGTTCATGGCAGCAAATTAGTGCAGGAACAGAATCACCGGTAGCCTGTACATCAGAAAGGCAGAGCCGGGCTAGGTAAACTGATTGTAGCCCTAAAGCAAAACCCGTGCATAGCACGGGTCTGTCCAGTAACACCATGATTGAAATGAACGATCAACCACAACACGTGCCGGGTAGTTACCCGAGACGAGGGAGCGGCCAAAACAAAAACCCAGCTATAAGCCAGGTTCTGTTGTTAACCTATCCTAGAATAAGAAACTATACCTATTAAAACGCAACTCACCATTGAGTACACCCTATGAGTGAGGATTCGGATCAAAACAGAAGCCCGCACTAAGTACGGGCCTTGTTTAGCTAATGAACAAACTCACAACTCTATAACACTACAGATCAGTCACATGGTCATAAAATTGAGAATTTGGCACAAAAAATAGGCCCGTACTAGGTACGGGCTTATTCAAAAGAACATAACGAGATAGTTTCATCCACCAGACAATAAATTCGTATATTGATCTATCATCTTTTGTTTACTTTTAAAGATAAATGAAAATAATACATTTATTAAAATCATGATTATTGATCTATAGGGTTACTTAATGTTATAATTAATTAACAAAAACACATTTTTATATACTAACATAAACAGTAGTTGGATTGCTTTGGATGAAAAAAACAAAAGCTCGGCCTCAGCTTGGCTCTGCCTATACATATCCATTCACGACCTGTACTTCAAGCCTAGTTAGCGAGCTTGGCTTTTCAGTCCGTCGGCGCTCATTCATGGGACGCTTATCTTTGCTCCGTGCTGATGAAAAACAGATCAACAAAAGCAAAATCGGTTATAAATGTTGATGTTTTCAATTCATTATCAGAAAAGCTAGCGGTGATTGGGGCATGAATCGAGACAACCTTTCGGGCATTACGCTCGGCGATCTTAGCGGGAAAGAATACATGTTTATAAGCGCAAACCAATCGCTGCCCAACCCGTACCGTGTCCATGTGATAAGAGTCAACATGGGTCACTTTACCACAAAGCATCGGGCTTTTCGGATCTATCCACACCGTGTACAGGTGACTAAACCTATGCACTCAAGACAAGGGTCAGCAA of Spirosoma agri contains these proteins:
- the acs gene encoding acetate--CoA ligase, whose amino-acid sequence is MRIRTFDEYQLAYQKSVDDPEEFWAEIAQEFQWRKPWTKTLQWNFTEPNIKWFVGGKLNITENCLDRHLATKGDQPAIIWEPNDPNEAGATLTYRMLHDQVCRFANVLKRNGVVKGDRVCIYMPMVPELAIAVLACARIGAVHSVVFGGFSAQSIADRINDAQCKVVITADGAYRGNKEIPLKSTVDDALIGCPGVQRVIVLTRTRTPVSMLKGRDVWWEQELKQVTAECPAEEMDAEDMLFILYTSGSTGKPKGVVHTCGGYMVYAAYTFQNVFQYEPDQVHFCTADIGWITGHSYIVYGPLACGATSLLFEGTPTYPDNGRFWDITDKHKVNILYTAPTAIRSLMGFGLDKVTNHDLSSLQVLGSVGEPINEEAWHWYDDNIGKNRCPIVDTWWQTETGGILISPLAGITKTKPTFATLPLPGVQPILVDETGKEIEGNGVSGNLCIKFPWPGILRTTYGDHERCRQTYFATYPGLYFTGDGCLRDEEGYYRITGRVDDVLNVSGHRIGTAEVENAINMHTGVVESAVVGYPHDIKGQGIYAYVITDQQPTDHDADLTKRDILATVSRVIGPIAKPDKIQFVTGLPKTRSGKIMRRILRKIAEGDTGNLGDTSTLLDPAVVDEIKAGAL
- a CDS encoding DUF6814 family protein; its protein translation is MNALKKYLGVVWILLGIYVGYDQITDSLAKITSDKLEDRVFGWVILCVLIPIVVGGLLLFGKYALDGEYDSNERKNE
- a CDS encoding MFS transporter, with the protein product MVGNKAKAQQAISNRTLFSVISASSVGTLIEWYDFYIFGSLAAILSSQFFPKDNPTAALLSTLATFAAGFVVRPFGALVFGRLGDLVGRKYTFLVTLVLMGGSTFAIGLVPGYATIGFWAPLLVLLLRLIQGLALGGEYGGAATYVAEYAPEGRRGYYTSFIQTTATLGLFVSLGVILITRESLGVDAFADWGWRVPFILSILLVGVSIIIRMRMAESPLFSKLKTEGKISKNPLAESFGKKQNLKVVLLALFGATAGQGVIWYTGQFYALSFIQKACNIEFVQSNSIVAVALLAATPFFVIFGGLSDRIGRKPIMLAGMLLGILTYRPIYEKMYNLADLTTKQEFSDARTINRKLTKQPNGDLLMTVTTAHFYADGLVAKDIERTVTPNATPNSPAKPERTKAITLPSASFWLMTVLIFLQVLYVTMVYGPIAAFLVELFPTRIRYTSMSLPYHIGNGIFGGLTPFIATALVATATKANELTPGSVDKPYLEGLWYPILVAGVCFVIGVLYLNNKSESANE
- the pdxH gene encoding pyridoxamine 5'-phosphate oxidase, with translation MPSTISDLRKEYTLNGLDTADVLVDPIAQFRVWFDAALQANIPEPNAMYVSTVTADGRPDGRIVLLKDVSEAGFVFYTNYESRKGQELISHPFATLTFFYQALERQIRIEGRVEKVSAQESDAYFGSRPRGSQIGAWVSHQSSVIESRDVLENRQNEIEARFAGQPIPRPPYWGGFRIVPDAVEFWQGRPSRLHDRIRYRQEAGHWLIERLAP
- a CDS encoding DUF349 domain-containing protein, with the translated sequence MANQEQEINQQPDTTNQVNGELAVNTPDDTTTQPTAAVEGTETTSEPAAASVTPATDQMSDASGEDGTTTPSSEATTVPEVPSAEAVDAPAAESQDADEATPDAIVGTTDEPVTESAPAAVETSADATQDATTESGDEPATEPVVSDEVTAQYADVPDADDEADTSNQPSTDYSQYSKQDFVSLLESQLAATSTAAVTPGDFKKADQTLKEVKPLFDQMKRAEREAALQAYVTETGAEEGFDYKYDETVLRFDDLYKQIKSQKNTYFQNLDKAKDTNFAAKTDLLTRLRELVETDENNAGDPKVSWNEFKKIQDEWKAAGNMNSPHNATLWATYHALVDRYYSNRNIYFELKELDRKRNTALKTEVIEKVEAMAKASDETPVTRQTIDEANALFEEYKHIGPAPKAEQEVLWGRMKAALDVLYDKRRDQTNEQRKESAQLYEEKSAIYEELVPLTSFASNSINDWNDKTKAVMALQDRWNGIKGPMPREDGKELSKKFWAALKTFFHNKGEFFKQLESKREENLRAKVELCEQVETILASGEESPEITQTVIELQRQWKNIGQVPEKQKNSIFDRFKAACDAFFNKKRSKNQETEREFEANLAQKITLIERIEAAANENADLSELNEFKKEWNAIGFVPKKDMQSTQKRYINAVNALVGSTGKIPAKDKERVMLQNEAEVTRAGGRDREFNRGGSSDRDSGGNKRENDIRRRITAIENDIATYRNNIEFFARSKNADKLRAEIDKKIADAETQLDELRHQLRVAQA
- a CDS encoding DNA/RNA non-specific endonuclease, which gives rise to MESGYSFTYRDYGDLNRISAQTRVIAVWMPNTDAVGEQPWSSYRVSVDEVEKLTGYDLLSNVPESVQRVIEARIDMKLI
- a CDS encoding DinB/UmuC family translesion DNA polymerase, translated to MSCNSRTGQLPHPTSSTPDFLRYAKSALDAIFAFDYNYQKVGVMLTDLVPA